Proteins encoded in a region of the Paenibacillus wynnii genome:
- a CDS encoding ABC transporter ATP-binding protein: protein MVQMAIELRNVRKQRRTKTIGPLNLRLPEGHITALVGQNGSGKSTLLQMLLQLNHPEEGQIYWFESMYTEGLPIELRQRITYVPETSLSEEKHWSAEDAARFRSYWYPRWDDSYYQELIDTFEVPRNIKLGKMSKGERRKFEIAAALASRPRLLLLDEPSSGLDPFAWKKMIEVLRRYMNENNATIVISTHIVEEVRRLADYIVLMHQGQVLGMAEKDSLYGLWNEVWINVSDQEELKELTAEFPGTLHWTMDTPGVASFVTEHFYKIEKRIQNLGVHVIKSRSLELDEILSLWTQGHFPELVDLERGD from the coding sequence ATGGTACAGATGGCAATTGAACTGCGGAATGTACGCAAACAGCGGCGCACCAAAACGATAGGCCCGCTCAATCTAAGGCTGCCGGAAGGACATATCACCGCTCTGGTGGGGCAGAACGGCTCGGGTAAAAGTACTTTGCTGCAAATGCTGCTACAGCTGAACCACCCGGAAGAAGGGCAAATCTACTGGTTCGAAAGTATGTATACAGAAGGACTTCCCATCGAACTTCGACAGAGAATAACCTATGTGCCGGAGACATCGCTCTCAGAGGAGAAACACTGGAGTGCAGAAGATGCTGCGAGATTTCGAAGTTATTGGTATCCGCGGTGGGACGACTCGTATTACCAAGAGCTTATCGACACCTTTGAAGTCCCCCGAAATATAAAGCTTGGCAAAATGTCAAAAGGAGAGCGGCGTAAGTTCGAAATTGCGGCTGCCTTGGCATCACGCCCCCGTCTGCTGCTGCTGGATGAACCTTCATCGGGTTTGGACCCTTTTGCCTGGAAGAAGATGATTGAGGTCTTGCGCCGGTATATGAATGAGAATAATGCCACAATCGTTATTTCAACTCATATAGTAGAAGAAGTTCGCCGATTGGCTGATTATATCGTGCTTATGCATCAGGGACAGGTGCTTGGAATGGCTGAGAAAGACAGCTTATATGGGCTCTGGAACGAAGTTTGGATAAACGTTAGCGATCAAGAAGAGCTTAAGGAACTCACCGCTGAGTTTCCCGGAACGCTTCACTGGACGATGGACACACCGGGAGTAGCTTCATTCGTTACAGAACATTTTTATAAAATAGAGAAACGCATCCAGAATTTAGGCGTACATGTTATTAAAAGCCGTAGTCTGGAGCTCGATGAAATACTCAGCTTATGGACTCAAGGGCATTTTCCTGAATTAGTTGATCTAGAGAGAGGGGATTGA
- the ctaG gene encoding cytochrome c oxidase assembly factor CtaG, translating into MLGLEYFSFADLWSPLFLAGMLLLTAGYFVLIGPLSDRFFGSAPVLFRHRALFVSGMFFLYLAQGGPISLLGHLMFSFHMVSMALSYLVAVPLIMMGIPEWVWRSALKVNPFRRLSFLAQPVVAALLFNGLFSLYHIPVIHDYVMLHFSIHRIYYAVLFITSALMWWTLINPLPERRMASGLGKIGFIFLNMVLLTPACGLIIFATQPLYATYSDPDTWALAMGYCVPSDPAALLQAFGGPTFFGWMSPKVDQQVGGIAMKFIQEFIFASMLAYVFYHWYKKENGQDDNEELPPSSGLESGSLTRA; encoded by the coding sequence ATGTTGGGATTAGAATATTTTAGCTTTGCTGATTTGTGGAGTCCGCTCTTTCTGGCGGGGATGCTGCTGCTTACGGCGGGATACTTCGTGCTCATTGGACCGCTATCCGACCGTTTTTTCGGTTCTGCTCCGGTGCTTTTTCGCCATAGAGCTTTATTCGTATCCGGGATGTTTTTCCTCTATCTCGCTCAAGGCGGGCCGATCAGTCTGCTTGGACATTTAATGTTCTCATTCCATATGGTTAGTATGGCCTTATCCTATTTGGTAGCCGTACCCCTCATAATGATGGGAATTCCTGAGTGGGTGTGGCGGTCGGCGCTAAAGGTTAATCCGTTTCGGCGTTTATCCTTTTTGGCTCAACCTGTAGTTGCGGCTTTGCTGTTTAACGGATTGTTCTCCCTGTATCATATACCGGTGATTCACGACTATGTGATGCTGCATTTTAGCATTCACCGTATTTATTATGCCGTATTATTTATTACCTCCGCTCTGATGTGGTGGACATTGATTAATCCGCTGCCGGAACGCCGGATGGCTTCGGGATTAGGCAAGATCGGCTTTATTTTCTTGAACATGGTACTGCTGACTCCTGCCTGCGGGTTGATTATATTTGCGACTCAGCCGTTGTATGCAACATACAGTGATCCGGATACCTGGGCGCTTGCGATGGGGTACTGTGTACCGAGTGATCCTGCCGCACTGCTGCAGGCCTTTGGGGGTCCTACATTCTTCGGGTGGATGTCTCCAAAAGTGGATCAACAGGTAGGGGGCATAGCGATGAAGTTTATTCAGGAGTTTATTTTTGCCTCCATGCTTGCTTATGTGTTCTATCATTGGTATAAAAAAGAGAACGGGCAAGATGACAACGAAGAATTGCCTCCTTCCTCAGGGTTGGAGAGTGGCAGCTTGACCCGTGCGTAG
- a CDS encoding ABC transporter ATP-binding protein, with protein MEALKLDGVVKQFGEKTAVNKISLSVEPGEIYGLLGANGAGKTTTMRMVLGLIYPDDGKILYSGKPFNSELQQIMGYLPEERGLYPKVKVSDQIIYLARLRGMSSSDADKSLRYWLDRFDVPDYYNKKVEELSKGNQQKMGFIAAVVHKPRLLILDEAFSGLDPVNVELLKDTVRELRDQGTSILFSTHRMEHVEELCRHITIMDRSNTVVQGDIREIKKGYPREEVLLRTSSEVSGLETLPGVTGVQRQERGYLLTISEIAAAQRILQQAVGQSEVEHFEIKEPTLNQIFIKVVGGDSHE; from the coding sequence ATGGAAGCTTTGAAGCTGGATGGTGTAGTGAAGCAGTTTGGAGAGAAGACCGCTGTAAACAAAATTAGTCTGAGTGTGGAGCCCGGTGAAATTTATGGCTTGCTCGGGGCTAACGGAGCGGGTAAAACAACAACAATGCGTATGGTGCTGGGTCTAATTTATCCGGATGATGGGAAGATCCTGTATAGCGGTAAGCCGTTCAACAGTGAGCTGCAGCAAATCATGGGTTATCTTCCGGAAGAGCGGGGACTGTACCCGAAGGTGAAGGTTAGCGATCAGATCATCTATTTGGCCCGTTTGCGCGGGATGTCATCTAGTGATGCGGATAAGAGCCTGCGTTACTGGCTGGATCGTTTCGATGTGCCGGACTATTATAATAAGAAGGTCGAAGAGCTGTCCAAGGGCAATCAGCAAAAAATGGGCTTTATTGCAGCGGTTGTACATAAGCCGCGTCTCCTAATCCTTGATGAAGCGTTCAGCGGTCTGGACCCGGTTAATGTGGAGCTGTTGAAAGATACGGTTAGGGAATTGCGCGATCAAGGTACGAGCATCCTGTTCTCGACCCATCGGATGGAGCATGTTGAAGAGCTATGCCGCCATATTACCATTATGGATCGTTCTAATACAGTCGTTCAAGGAGATATCCGTGAAATCAAGAAGGGGTACCCTCGTGAGGAAGTGCTGCTTCGTACATCTTCAGAGGTATCCGGTTTGGAGACCCTGCCAGGGGTTACGGGGGTTCAACGCCAGGAACGCGGTTATCTGCTGACAATTAGTGAGATAGCCGCTGCACAGCGGATCTTGCAGCAAGCGGTAGGGCAAAGCGAAGTGGAGCATTTTGAAATCAAGGAACCAACATTAAACCAAATCTTTATCAAAGTGGTAGGTGGTGATTCTCATGAATAA
- a CDS encoding DUF420 domain-containing protein: MDIFTLFPTISTAFIVISAVLVAIGWRLIIKGKREAHKKAMIAAAVAALLFFIVYTSRTLFVGNTSWGGPEELTTIYHVFLIFHIVLATVAAVFGLTTLTLGFKAKYAKHRKWGRITSMIWFATAITGVMVYVLLYLLYPGGHTKPVWEVILGA, from the coding sequence ATGGATATTTTCACACTGTTTCCAACGATCAGTACAGCATTCATCGTGATTAGCGCAGTATTGGTTGCGATTGGCTGGAGACTCATTATTAAGGGGAAACGAGAGGCGCACAAGAAGGCGATGATAGCTGCTGCTGTAGCTGCTCTATTATTCTTCATCGTGTACACCTCCAGAACGTTATTCGTGGGGAACACCTCATGGGGCGGTCCCGAAGAACTAACTACGATCTATCATGTCTTCTTGATCTTCCACATTGTTCTGGCTACGGTAGCCGCAGTATTCGGACTAACCACACTTACCCTTGGCTTCAAGGCGAAGTATGCCAAACACCGGAAGTGGGGTAGAATCACATCGATGATCTGGTTCGCAACGGCCATTACAGGTGTGATGGTATATGTTCTGCTCTATTTGTTATATCCAGGCGGACATACAAAGCCGGTGTGGGAAGTTATTTTAGGTGCTTAA
- a CDS encoding cytochrome C oxidase subunit IV family protein — protein MATDQQSRVNGVKHRHRTEGLQRHIVVFVFSIVLTLIAFAAVAAGGVNPTFTIVLLLIMAVLQVFLQMGFWMHLKDKGHLLPIIFMLGGFFIAGTCIVMALYWVWWD, from the coding sequence ATGGCGACTGATCAGCAATCAAGAGTTAACGGGGTTAAGCACCGTCATCGGACGGAAGGCCTGCAAAGACATATCGTTGTCTTCGTGTTCTCCATAGTTCTTACACTCATTGCCTTTGCTGCGGTAGCAGCCGGGGGGGTAAATCCCACCTTTACCATTGTTCTTTTATTGATAATGGCTGTACTTCAGGTGTTCTTGCAAATGGGCTTCTGGATGCACCTGAAAGACAAGGGGCATCTGCTGCCAATCATCTTCATGCTCGGTGGATTTTTTATAGCCGGAACCTGCATTGTAATGGCGCTTTATTGGGTATGGTGGGATTAG
- a CDS encoding GerMN domain-containing protein, whose amino-acid sequence MKRGIHLAILVCAISLLAVGCGNKDTSSGPVQGSNSASTAEIQVYYVDAQLTQLEKSTKEITFEDNSDKYSKTFAALQSKDQTEWVSLWNKIDLLSTKFDKGKLTLDVHIPDEARLGAGGELLALDVLRETFFQFEEVHSIDLLVDGESPESLMGHAELNHPINRE is encoded by the coding sequence ATGAAAAGAGGAATTCATCTTGCTATCTTAGTATGTGCAATCAGTTTATTAGCCGTAGGTTGTGGAAATAAGGACACTTCTTCAGGCCCGGTGCAAGGTTCTAATTCTGCAAGTACTGCAGAAATTCAGGTCTATTACGTTGATGCTCAACTAACCCAACTAGAGAAGAGTACGAAGGAAATTACTTTTGAAGATAACTCCGACAAATACAGTAAGACGTTTGCAGCTCTTCAGAGTAAGGATCAAACCGAGTGGGTCTCCTTGTGGAACAAGATTGATTTACTGTCAACAAAATTCGATAAAGGAAAGTTGACATTAGATGTGCATATTCCGGATGAAGCAAGATTAGGTGCTGGGGGAGAGCTTCTAGCCCTAGATGTACTTAGAGAAACATTTTTCCAATTTGAGGAAGTTCACAGCATCGATCTGCTTGTCGATGGAGAATCACCTGAAAGTCTAATGGGCCATGCAGAATTGAATCACCCAATAAACCGTGAATAA
- a CDS encoding ABC transporter permease, with the protein MNKMGTIIGFTFKNKVKTKSFMITTLILVLLLSIGMNIPYLIKVFQGDDEASAGIHVAVVAAEGNRASDLLKNYASGVTTEGGATVDQYTSAEDSALKTSLDEGKLDGYIQLGAESEMGLPPVTFYSPDGDMDAEVQTFLQLGLQQANAQLIAGDKLTPEQIGAMNAPVQLDTKQISTDGTAVTDEEKDAPPIINYVIVYALLMMFFMSIMMTGNMIAAEVTSEKSSRIMEILITSASPLAQMFGKVIGIFLIGMLQIAIIAGAVAVNLMLPHNASILTEFDLDLGQLNVNLLIYGLVLYVLGYFLYALIYAAIGSIVSRTEDLGQAVMPITMLGLVTFYIPLFSISNADTLLVKVASYIPFTSPLSMLLRIGVGDVAFWEILVSLLILLVSIFVFGWLAAKIYRTGVLMYGKRPTIKEIRKAMKAYKI; encoded by the coding sequence ATGAATAAGATGGGAACAATAATCGGATTTACCTTTAAAAATAAAGTAAAAACGAAGTCATTTATGATTACTACGTTAATTTTAGTGCTGTTGCTTAGTATTGGGATGAACATCCCATACTTGATTAAAGTATTTCAAGGTGACGATGAAGCGAGTGCAGGAATCCACGTCGCTGTTGTGGCGGCGGAAGGCAACCGTGCTTCAGATTTGTTAAAGAATTATGCTTCAGGAGTTACTACTGAGGGCGGGGCTACAGTAGATCAGTATACATCCGCTGAAGATTCTGCACTGAAGACATCCTTGGATGAGGGGAAGTTGGACGGCTATATCCAATTAGGGGCAGAAAGCGAGATGGGGCTTCCGCCAGTAACCTTCTATAGTCCAGACGGAGATATGGATGCTGAGGTTCAAACCTTCCTCCAATTGGGTCTTCAGCAGGCAAACGCACAGCTCATTGCTGGTGACAAGTTGACCCCGGAACAGATTGGGGCCATGAACGCACCGGTTCAATTGGATACGAAGCAGATCAGTACGGATGGAACTGCCGTGACAGACGAGGAGAAGGATGCACCTCCTATCATTAATTATGTGATTGTGTATGCCCTCTTAATGATGTTCTTCATGTCCATTATGATGACAGGGAATATGATCGCGGCTGAAGTTACCTCCGAAAAAAGCTCGCGTATTATGGAAATTCTTATTACGAGCGCATCGCCTCTTGCTCAGATGTTCGGCAAGGTAATCGGTATCTTCTTAATCGGAATGCTTCAAATTGCAATTATAGCGGGAGCTGTTGCCGTTAACCTTATGCTTCCGCATAACGCATCGATTCTGACGGAATTTGATCTTGATCTAGGACAGCTTAACGTTAATCTGCTGATCTACGGATTGGTTCTCTATGTTCTAGGTTACTTCCTGTATGCCTTGATTTACGCGGCTATCGGTTCCATCGTCAGCCGTACCGAGGATCTGGGTCAGGCGGTTATGCCCATAACTATGCTGGGTCTTGTGACCTTCTACATCCCATTATTCAGTATTTCGAATGCCGATACATTGCTCGTTAAGGTAGCGAGCTACATCCCATTCACTTCCCCGCTCAGTATGCTGCTGCGCATTGGGGTTGGCGATGTAGCCTTTTGGGAGATCCTAGTATCCCTTCTAATCCTGCTGGTATCGATCTTTGTCTTCGGCTGGCTTGCCGCCAAGATCTACCGCACAGGCGTACTGATGTACGGCAAGCGCCCTACAATCAAGGAGATCAGAAAAGCGATGAAGGCTTATAAGATTTAA
- a CDS encoding GntR family transcriptional regulator has product MWIPIQINENSAEPLYHQIETQLRALIISGVITEGTLLPSIREFAGDLNCSVITVRRVYQDLEGEGMLRTRQGTGTFVSHVGDGAREGYKRDAVTKALESAVDIARSVHSSEEELKDIFQEIVERKYKEQH; this is encoded by the coding sequence ATGTGGATACCAATACAAATCAATGAAAATAGTGCCGAACCCCTGTATCACCAGATAGAAACCCAATTGCGTGCGCTGATTATAAGTGGAGTAATTACGGAAGGAACGTTGCTTCCATCTATACGTGAATTTGCCGGGGACCTGAATTGCAGTGTTATTACTGTCCGCCGGGTATATCAGGATTTGGAGGGGGAAGGCATGCTGCGTACGAGACAAGGAACAGGTACTTTTGTTTCTCATGTAGGAGATGGTGCACGTGAGGGATACAAGCGGGATGCGGTTACAAAGGCATTGGAGAGTGCGGTAGATATTGCCCGATCGGTTCATAGCAGTGAAGAAGAGCTGAAGGATATTTTTCAGGAGATTGTAGAACGGAAGTATAAAGAACAACATTGA